The sequence below is a genomic window from Flagellimonas marinaquae.
TTACCGGTGTTCCCTTGCGAAGAGAACTTAAATTGATCACCGTAATGAAAACACCCGAAGGAAATTACAAGCGAGAAGGCTTTTTTATAGGTCAAAAATACAATGGCAGCAGCTATGGAAAAAGTTATATGCTTATGAACGATCAGCGCATTTACTATGTAAAAAAAGAAGAAGCCTTAAAATACAAGAGCTAGGACCCACAATTATCGATTACAAAAAAGCGACCACTAACGGTCGCTTTTTTTATTACCAAAATGTTTCTTTCACCACACTTATGAACTCATCTTTTTTACTTTTGGATATAGGGATTCTTTTCTTGTTCTCCATAAGCAAAAAGTCACCGTCCTCACGGATTAGTTCCTCTACATATTTTAAGTTGATCAAATACGATCTGTGGCATTTAAAAAATAAGTTGTTGTCCGCCAATTGCTCCACAAAAAATTTAAGCGGCTTGCAAATGGTCTTATTGTTCTCCTTGTTCATATACACAGTGGTGTACATTCCATCTGCTTCAAAATAAAGAATATCGTTGTACGAAACAAAGAGGATGCCCTTGGGCACTTCCAGGGCTATTTTGTTAAGACTGATCATCTTTAAGGATGTCCGTAAGTGTTCGATCTTCAAGTGTATTGCTTCACTATTGGCCAAAGCTTCCGCTTTTTCAACCGCAATTTTAAGTTCATCGGTATCGATCGGTTTTAAAAGATAGTCTATGGCGTTCAGCTTAAAGGCATCCACGGCATATGAACTGTAGGCCGTGGTGAATATTATCTGAAAATCCACAGGTTCTGTAAAGTGCTCCAATAGTTCCAATCCTGAAGCTTTTGGCATCTCAATATCCAAAAACACCAGTTGCGGCCGTTCTTTTTTTATTAGTGCCACACCCTCTTCCAAATCCTTTGCCAAATCCAATTTTTGAATCTGTGGACAATTCTCCCGAATTAAATGGGACAGGAGGTTTCTTGCCTTTTCTTCGTCATCAATTACTATAGCGTTCATCATCCATTTTTTTGTAGCGGAATGTTAATGGTCACCAAAGTACCTTGCTGGCCCAATACTTTTAAATCCATAACTTCCAGTTGTATTTTTTTTGATCTTTTTAAATTGTACAGTTCTACCCTTTCCATGTTGGCCCTGTTCGCAAATGGTTTGTGTTCGCGGCTTTTCTTTTGCTCTTCGGATGCTCTTATACCTATTCCATTGTCCTTTATGGTACAAACCAGATCGGTATGGGCATCATTAAGGTCAAAGGTGATACTTAGCTTGTTTTGTTCGGCAGCCCTGCGCAATCCGTGTTTAATGGCGTTCTCCACATAGGGTTGAATAAATATTGACGGAATTTTTGTCCCGTTCACATCTACTTCGGGTGCAACCTTTATGGAATAATCCAACTTTTCCTCAAAACGGATTTTTTCCAATTGCAAATAAAGTTTTAATGCTTCTAGTTCTTCGGCAAGCGTTACCTCATTTTTTTGCCCATGCTCCAAATAGATCCGTATCAATCTCGAAAACTTGACCAAATATGTTCGGGCCAAGTCTTTTTCGTTATTGATGATGTACAGCTGTATGGAATTTAAGGCATTGAACATAAAATGCGGATTCATCTGCGATCTTAGGTTTTCCAACTTTAGGTTGGTCAATCGTTTATCTTTGATCAAGCTTGCCAGCTCCTTTTGCTTTTCCTCTTCCTTGGTTCGTATTTTATGTTTAAAGTATAGACCGACGGAAATAACGATCACTAAAAAACTAATTGCTAAAAACCACCAAGTCGACCAAAACGGTCGGGCTATGGATACATCAACAGAAAGTGTTTCTCCTTTTAACCTTGAGGAAACCGGTCTAATATTAAATGTAAAATTACCAGGCGGAAGACTTTCGTAGGTAACAGGTGATGTATTTGTGGTAAGCCAAGTGGTATCCAGACCCTGCAATTGATATTCGTACAAAACAAATTCAGGACTTCTAAAGGTGTTGGTATGGAACCCAAAGCTGATCGCATTAAGATGGTGCGGCAATCTGTATGTACTCTGCACCGTTGTATCCCTATTATTTATTTTGATTTGGGTAAAGTACATGTCCGGCACCCGAGCTTGCTTAAAGCTGGTGTGTACATTTTTATCGAATATGAACAAGTCTTTTTGAGAAGCAGCGAAAACACGATCTTTGGTAATCTCTACATCCACCAGACTATTGGGCATACCATCGCGCCCTGTTATGCTTTTTATATCTCCCGTTTGGGTATCCACTACTTGAATTCCATGTTGGGTGTTGATCCATAACTTATATCCATCGCTCTCCAAATTCTGAATATTGGTGCCCAACAAGCCATCTTTTATGTTAAATGTCTTGATCACTTTTTTGTTCTTGATTCCGAGCAGCCCATGTTTTGGATTGGAACCCCAAACGGTACCATCCGCTGTTCGCGCTAAATTGGAAACATATATGGGTTGATCTCTATAATAAATAGAAGTAGGGTTCCAGAGACCATCGTAGTGTACGAGCTCATCTATATACGCAATGTAAGTTTCCTTGGTCAAAGTATCTGTAACTGCGGCATAGGGCCGTTTTTGCATAATCACGATAGAGTCGATTTCTTTACTCTTCGCGTTATTGTACAGAACCGATTTATTGTAGGTCAAGTATATGGACTCCCGTTCGTTGAGAAACACAAGGTCCTTGCTCACATCGTACTTTCTATTTTGGGGAATCAAACGTTTTGTTGCCAGATCTAAGCTATATGAGCCATCCCCGTTGGTACTCACTATTACCCTATTGGTAAAAGGATTAAAAAAGATTTTGTTGATGACACTTTTGCCCGGCAAACGTATTGAACCTACCACCTTCATGGTATTTAGGTCCATTAAAACAATTTCACCTTTGGTCGTGGACAGAATCAATTGGTCATTGGTGTTTACCACGGACGAAATACTGCCATCCAACCATTCCAAACTCAACTTCGCCAAAGCTATGTTCGGAACAAGAAAAACTCCATTCCTTAATGTGGTCAACCAATAATTGCTATCATTGTCCTTAGCAACGCTGGTTACAAAAAACTCCTCCAAAATGTGATTTTTAAGATGATAATCACCATTTTGGTAGGTATAGATCAATACTCCATGATCGGTAGCAAACCATATTTCATTTTCCAAATAGGTAACCTGAGCGATTCGTACCTTGCCAAGCTCTGTAAACCCTGAAAATTTATGCAACTGGTCCCTTTGTCCGAATATTTGAATCTGCAATTGTTGGTTTTCGATGGAACTGATAGCCAATTCTCCATGTATCTTTAAAAAGTATGGGTACCTAATACTTTTTTCAGATTTGGTTTTATGCAATAGTACCAATTCATTATCCGCCAATTGATATACTTCGCCTGTTCGTGCAATAAAGTATAGCTCCCCCTCCACTACTTGAGAGTGAATTACTTCCAAACTATATTTAAAAATGGTTTTTCCGGTCGATTTATCAAGTACTAAAAGTCCTTGGGAAGAACTAACCACGAGATTTTTGTCCACATGGTGCAATTGGGCCAAATTTCCTTTTAATTGGCTATTGAGGTCTATAAAAAGAGATAGTTGTTCACCTTTGGGGGCCCTTAAAATTTGCCCATGCAGGTTATTGCACCATATGGTGCCCTGTTGATCTTCCGAAAGATTAAAAACCGATCGCCCTTTTTGGTCAGGAATGGAGTGTTCCGTAAAAGTTTCTCCGTTGTAACTGAACAAACCTGTGTTTCCGGCAAGCCAAATCAGGTTGCTCCCATCTTTGATAATTGTATAACATTCCAAACATGGAACACCGTCCTTTTCCGTTAAATGTAGGGTAACGGGTTCTTGCGCAAAGCTGCAGTTTCCTTGGACAAAAAACAGAAATAACACAATACGTTTGAGGAGATATCTCATTACCGCAAACATATTATGTTTTAGGGAATATATTTTATGATTTTTGCTAAATACCCAATGTTTGTTGCTGAGCAACTTTGAATTTTATATAAAGGGGTTTGTTTACTGCGAATGAACAGGTTAGGTTATTAAGTTAATTTACCAAAACGTCAAAACTCCCTGCCTATAATCAAATTTGAAAAATCAGCTTCATCTTTCTTATTTATATCGGTTATTTGAAGAAGGTTGTAGTGAGGAGTCAAAAATGTTTCCAACTGATTTACTGGAGCTTTGCTTGAAAAACTATTTTCTTTGGCTACCAGCAATTCATCATCATTTGTATAACAACCGCCCAAAATTAAGATAGCCAT
It includes:
- a CDS encoding LytR/AlgR family response regulator transcription factor; the protein is MNAIVIDDEEKARNLLSHLIRENCPQIQKLDLAKDLEEGVALIKKERPQLVFLDIEMPKASGLELLEHFTEPVDFQIIFTTAYSSYAVDAFKLNAIDYLLKPIDTDELKIAVEKAEALANSEAIHLKIEHLRTSLKMISLNKIALEVPKGILFVSYNDILYFEADGMYTTVYMNKENNKTICKPLKFFVEQLADNNLFFKCHRSYLINLKYVEELIREDGDFLLMENKKRIPISKSKKDEFISVVKETFW
- a CDS encoding sensor histidine kinase → MRYLLKRIVLFLFFVQGNCSFAQEPVTLHLTEKDGVPCLECYTIIKDGSNLIWLAGNTGLFSYNGETFTEHSIPDQKGRSVFNLSEDQQGTIWCNNLHGQILRAPKGEQLSLFIDLNSQLKGNLAQLHHVDKNLVVSSSQGLLVLDKSTGKTIFKYSLEVIHSQVVEGELYFIARTGEVYQLADNELVLLHKTKSEKSIRYPYFLKIHGELAISSIENQQLQIQIFGQRDQLHKFSGFTELGKVRIAQVTYLENEIWFATDHGVLIYTYQNGDYHLKNHILEEFFVTSVAKDNDSNYWLTTLRNGVFLVPNIALAKLSLEWLDGSISSVVNTNDQLILSTTKGEIVLMDLNTMKVVGSIRLPGKSVINKIFFNPFTNRVIVSTNGDGSYSLDLATKRLIPQNRKYDVSKDLVFLNERESIYLTYNKSVLYNNAKSKEIDSIVIMQKRPYAAVTDTLTKETYIAYIDELVHYDGLWNPTSIYYRDQPIYVSNLARTADGTVWGSNPKHGLLGIKNKKVIKTFNIKDGLLGTNIQNLESDGYKLWINTQHGIQVVDTQTGDIKSITGRDGMPNSLVDVEITKDRVFAASQKDLFIFDKNVHTSFKQARVPDMYFTQIKINNRDTTVQSTYRLPHHLNAISFGFHTNTFRSPEFVLYEYQLQGLDTTWLTTNTSPVTYESLPPGNFTFNIRPVSSRLKGETLSVDVSIARPFWSTWWFLAISFLVIVISVGLYFKHKIRTKEEEKQKELASLIKDKRLTNLKLENLRSQMNPHFMFNALNSIQLYIINNEKDLARTYLVKFSRLIRIYLEHGQKNEVTLAEELEALKLYLQLEKIRFEEKLDYSIKVAPEVDVNGTKIPSIFIQPYVENAIKHGLRRAAEQNKLSITFDLNDAHTDLVCTIKDNGIGIRASEEQKKSREHKPFANRANMERVELYNLKRSKKIQLEVMDLKVLGQQGTLVTINIPLQKNG